The genomic interval CATGCAGGCCCGACATGCCCATGCCGAGGGCCTGGGCGGTGGTGGGCGCGGTGATGCCCGTGACGGTGAAGGCCGGGTCGCCCGCGGACGGGTCCGTCCCGGCGAGCTGGTCACGCGGGATGGTGATGCGGTCGCCGACCTCCGCGCCCAGGCTGCGGGCCGTCGAGTCGTCGAGCACCACCTCGTCGGCTGCGGAGGCGGCACGGCCGGAGGCCAGGTCCAGGGGCTGCACGGAGGCGGGAAGCTCGCCGGTGATCTGCACGAACGCGGGCCGGGCCGGGTCGGGTCCGGTGACCTGCGCGTAGGAGGTCAGCACGGGCGTGACGTCCCGGGCGCCGGGGATGTCGGGAGCCTGCGCCCCGTACTCCTCGGTGCTCGCGACGAGGTCCACCCCCGCGTAGGTCTGCTCGGCGCTCGCGCGCAGCGAGGCGGTCACGAGGCTGCCGGCGAGCACCATGACCGTGACGAAGGCGGTCGACAGGGCGATCGCGATGATCGCGGCGACGTGGCGCCGGGTGGGGGTCAGGCGCACCCGGCGACGCTGGGCGGCGCGGCTCATCGGCCCGACTCCTCGGCCCGGTGGGCGGGGGCCGCGGCGTGCTCGAGGCGCTCGTCGGCGATGATGCGGCCGTCGGCCATGGTGACGATGCGGTCGGCGCGCTCGGCGGCGTCCCGCTCGTGCGTGACCATCACGACGGTCTGCCCGAAGCGCTCGACGCTCAGGCGCAGGAAGTCGAGCACCTCGTCGGTGGTGGCGGTGTCGAGGTTGCCGGTGGGCTCGTCGGCGAAGACGACGGCCGGGGAGGTGATGAGGGCGCGCGCGATCGCGACCCGCTGGATCTGGCCGCCCGAGAGCTGGGAGGGGAGGTGGTCGAGCCGATCGGAGAGCCCGAGGGCGCCGACGACCGTGTCGTGCCACTCGCGGTCCACCCGCGCCCCGGCGAGGTCGAGCGGGAGCAGCAGGTTCTGCTCGGCCGTGAGCATGGGCAGCAGGTTGAAGCTCTGGAACACGAAGCCGATCCGCTCGCGGCGCAGACGCGTGAGCGCGTTGTCGGACAGGCTCGTGATCTCGGTGCCGTCGATGCTGACGCTGCCGCCGTCGACCACGTCGAGGCCGGCCAGGGAGTGCAGGAGGGTCGACTTGCCCGAGCCGGAGGGCCCCATGATCGCGGTGAACTCCCCGCGGGCGAGGTCGAGGTCGACGCCGGCGAGCGCCCGGACGGCGCTCTCGCCGCTGCCGTAGGTGCGGGTCAGACCGCGAGCGCTCACCGCGGCCGGGCGGGCGGCGGGATCCGGCTGCGGCTCCTGCGGGGCGGTCGAGAGGCGGGTGGTGGCGGACATGTCGCTCCTGGAGGGGTCGGGACGGGGGAACGTGACCACTGTCCCGCGACCGGGGACGGCGGGGCATCGGCCGGGAGGTCCTCCCGGGTCGCGCGAGGTGCGACCGACGGCGGAGGCCGGGTCATCCCCGGGGATGACCCGGCCTCCCGGGATGCTGGCCGATGGTCACTCGCCGGGCGTGACGAGGCCCGTCTCGAAGGCGATGATGACGGCCTGCACGCGGTCGCGGGCGTGCAGCTTGGCCAGGACCCGCCCCACGTGGGTCTTGACGGTGGCCTCGGCGACGAACAGCTCGGCCCCGATCTCCGTGTTCGACAGGCCCTTGGCCATGAGCCGCAGCACGTCGGTCTCGCGCTCGGTGAGGGTCTCGAGGACCGTCGCGTCCTTCTCGGCGGCCGGGGTGGCGGCGACCATCTGGGACAGCAGCCGCCGGGTGGCCGAGGGGGCGATCACGGCGTCGCCGCGGTGCACGGTGCGGATGGCGCCGAGCAGCTCCTCGGGCTGGGCGTCCTTGAGCAGGAACCCGCTCGCGCCCGCGCGGATGGCGGCCACGACGTAGTCGTCGAGGTCGAAGGTGGTCAGCACGATGATGCGCGGGGCACGGCCCTCGGGCGCCTGCTCGAGGATCCGTGCGGTGGCCTCGATGCCGTCCATGCGGGGCATGCGCACGTCCATCAGCACGACGTCGACGCTGTGAGCCCGCAGCTGCTCGACGGCGTCGGCGCCGTCGGCGGCCTGGAGGACCACCTCGAGGTCGTCCTGGGAGTCGATCACCATCGAGAAGCCCGCCCTCACGAGCGGCTGGTCGTCGACGAGGGCGATGCGCAGGGGGCCGGGGCGGTCGGGAACGGTGGTCATGTCGGCGGTCCTTGTCGGGTGGGGGCGGCGGGGGTCGGGAGGGGAGCGAGGGCGGCGCCGGGGGCGGGCCGGGGAGCGCGAGGCCGGGTCGGCGTCGCGCCGAGCGGGATGCGCGCGGACACGCGGAAGCCTCCCGCGGGCAGGGGGCCGGCGGCGAGGGTGCCGCCGTGCAGGGTCACGCGCTCGCGCATCCCGGTGAGCCCGTGGCCGTGGCCGTCGGAGTCCGGGTCGGTGCCGCGCCCGTCGTCGGTCACGTCGATCGCGAGCCGGCCCGGGGTGCGATGCACGGCCACGCGCGCCTTCGCAGCTGGACCGGCGTGCTTGAGCACGTTGGTCAGGGCCTCCTGGACCAGGCGGAACATCGACAGACCGAGGGCAGGCGGCAGGTCGGCGAGGTCGCCGGTGAGGTCCGCCTCGACCGTGAGCCCGGTGGCGCGCACGCGTGCCAGCAGCTCGGGCAGCGTGGTCAGGTCCGGCTGGGGGCCGAAGCTCGTCTCCTCCTCGTGGCGCAGCACGCCCAGCAGGGAGCGCATGTCGGCGAGGGCGGCACGGCCGGTGGTGCCGATGGTCTCGAGCACCTCGGCGGCCTTCTCGGGGCGCTGGGAGGCGATGAACCGTCCGCCGTCGGCCTGGGCGATGATGACCGACAGCGAGTGGGCGACGACGTCGTGCATCTCGCGGGCGATCCGGGCGCGCTCGTCGGCGACCGCGAGGGCCGCGCGCTGCTCGCGCTCGCGCTCGGCCTGCTCGGCGCGCTCCCGGGCCAGGCGCACCTGGTCGGCCCGGGCGTGCTGGTAGCGGCCCAGTGCCCACGTGCCGGCGACGGCCACGAGGCCGACGCCGAGGCTCATGACGAAGGTGATCGCAGTCTCGAGCGAATCCCGGTAGTCGGAGGAGAGGTACAGGGAGGCGAAGCCGCCGGCCTGGAGGAGGGCGCCGACGGCCGCGGCGACGAGCGCGAGGCGGCCCGTGCGCACGGAGCCGTGGGCGGTCGCGCAGAACAGCGCGTAGAAGATCATGGCGTCGCCGAGCACCGCCGTGGACTCCGACCCGAGATGCAGGGCCCCGAGCAGGAAGTGGAGCACCGCGAGGATGCCGATCAGGAGGGCCGAGAGGCCCGGGCGGGTGCGGCCGAAGGCGCCCAGGGCGACCATCGGGACCGTGAAGACCCACCAGAACTCGATCGTGCCGCCCACCACGCCGGCCAGCAGCAGGAAGACGGCGGCGCCGCCGAAGATCACGCCGTCGACCTCGCCCGGGTGCTCGACCACCCAGCGGAAGGGGTCCCGGCGCGGGCGCGGGGACGGCGGGGCGGACAGGCTCATGGCTCGAGCGTATCGCCGCCCTGGAGACCGCCGCCTCCGCCCGCGGGCGGACGTGACGGGCCCGGCGTCCCCCTGGGAACGGACCCCGGCGGCCGCGTGCGGACGGGGCGGGTCAGTCGGCGACGAGAATGCTCGGGCCCGTCGCCTCGAGCAGCCCGGGCGCGTCGTGGCGCACGCTGCCCACCTCCGGGCCGACGGGTCGCAGCGCGAGGTCGGTGTCCGGGAGCAGATGGGCGTCGTCGAGGATCCAGGCCTGGGCCTCGGCCGCGTCGTCCATCTGGGGTGACAGCCACGCGTCCACCTGATCGCGACGGAGCATCACGGGCGTGCGGCCGTGGAGGTCGGCGAGGACCTCGTGGCTCGACGCGCGCGTGATGACGGTCGCGGTCAGCAGCCAGCGGCCGTCCTCGCTCGCCGCGGGGCCCGCGTGGTGTCCGTGGCCCTTCCACCAGGAGACGAGCGCCGCCATGTAGAGGGTCGAGCCGTCGGCCGCTGCCACGTAGTAGGGCTGCCTGGTCGTCGAGCCGGCGGTGCGGCGCCACTCGTAGTAGCCGTCCATCGGCACGATCGCCCGGTACCGGGACAGGGAGCCGCGGAAGGAGGGCTTGGAGCGCAGGGTCTCGCGCCGGGCGTTGAAGGTGCGCGCGGAGGCCGACTCGTCGGTCGCGAAGGAGGGCAGCAGTCCCCAGCGGGCCACCCGGAGGGCACGCAGCGCCGCACCCGAGGTCCGGTCGATCGACTCGGTGACCACATAGATCGGTGTGGTCGGCGGGATGTTCCAGCGCGGCCGGATCGTGGGGTCGGCGAGGTCGACGGTGTCGAGGTCGTCGACGAGCGGCTCGATCTCCTGGTAGAACGCGAAGCGTCCGCACACGGCTCAGTCGTCGCGGGACTCGGGGGAGGTGGCGTCGGAGCGCGTGGGATGCGAGCCGCCCCGCTCGCGGCCGACCGAGCCGGTCAGACGGGAGTCATCGCCCGTGTACGCCTCGGAGTCGCGGTGGAGGTTCTCCAGGCGCAGGTCGCGGCCCGCGTCGACGACCTCCTCGTACTTCTGCTCCTTCTTCTCGGCGCCCTTCTCGCCGCGCAGCGGCAGGACGAGGGAGTCCTCGGCGGGCTTGCCGGCGGTGAGCTCCTTGGCGCGCTCGAACTCCGCGTCGACCTCGGCGCCCATGACCACCACGATGTTCATGACCCACAGGGCGAACAGGATGGCCATGAGGCCGCCGATCGCGCCGTAGCTCGAGTAGCTGGCGAAGGTGGACAGGTAGATCGAGAGGACGACGGCCGCGACCGCGATGCCGACCACGGCGAAGACGCCCCCGGGGGAGATGAGGCGGAAGGGCTTCTTGACGTTCGGCGCGGCCCAGTAGACGAGGGAGATCACGAGGATCAGCAGGATCACGATGACGGGCCACTTGACCCATGTCCACACCGGCAGGAACGTGTCGGAGAGGAAGTCGAGGGCCCCGGTGGCGCCCACCCGGCTCGCGATGGGGCCGGCGACCGAGTCGACCAGGGTGCGGTTGAGCAGGAGCGAGACCATGATGAGGAGGATCCCGACGATGAAGCCGAGGGTCACGCCGAGCATCGAGCCGTTGAGCTTGATCGCGTTGCGGCCCTCGGGGATGTCGTAGATCTGGTTGGACACACGCGAGAAGGCCTTGACGTAGGCCGAGGCCGACCACAGGGCGGTCGCGATGCCGATGATGAGGGCGATCGTGCCGCCGGTCGCCGAGCCCATGAGCTTGTCGAGCGTGGCGTCGACGAGTGTGTTCAACGCCTGGGGGTCGTCCATCGACTGTCCGAGGCCGGAGCGCGCGATCCCGTCCTTGAGGACGCCGGAGATCTGGTCCTGGATGCCCGACAGCAGCAGGGTGGCGAGGGAGAAGACCGCCAGCAGCGTCGGCGCGAGGGACAGCACGAGGAAGTACGTGAGCTTGGCGGCCTGGTCGGTGCCCTGATCGCGCGAGAACTCGCTCAGCACCCGCTTGGCCATGTACTTCCATCCGCTGCCCGTGAGCTTGGGGTCGTTCGCGGCATCGTCCTTCGTCGCTGTGCGGGGCATCGCGGCCTCCTGTCTGAGATGCAAGTGCGGGGAAGATCGGGGACATCGTCCCACGTCCGCGGGGCCGACGCCCCGATACGGCGAACGCCCGGCCGGAGCAGCCGGCCCGGCGTTCGCCGTGAACGCGTGCGCGGTCAGCTCGAGCGCACGTCGTCCGCCGCTCCCTTGGCGGAATCGACGACGTCCTCCGTCTGGGACTGCCCCTCGCTCTTGACGTTCTGGGCGCTCTCGACGGCCGAGTCCTTGATGGTGGACGCCGCCTCCTGCGCCGGCTCCTTGAGGTCCTCGGCGACGGCACGCACCTGCTGCTTCGCCTCGTCCAGGACCGGCTCGGCCTTTTCCTCGACGCGCGAGGCCGCTCGCTTCTCGGCATCGCTGACGGGCAGCAGCGAGGCGACCAGCATGCCGGCGCCGAGGGCGATCAGGCCGGCGGCCAACGGATTGCCCTGGGTGCCGCGCTTGACCTTCGAGGGCACCTGCTGGGCCGTGGCCGAGGCGTCGTTCGCGACCGACTGCACCGTGTCCCGCGCGCTCGAGGCGGCGTCCGACGCGCGGGTGCCCGCGTCGTCGGCGCTGCCCATGATCCGCTCGCGGACGGTGTTGACCTTGTCCTTGACCTTGTCCGTCTGCCGCTGAGCGATGTTCGACGGGCTGACCTTGTCCGTGACGGCATCGACGTCCGTCGACAGGTTCTGACGGGTGCGCTCGATCTCGGCGCGGATCTCTTCGGGGCTCTGCTGTGTCATCGTGCTTCCTTCGATGGGGTGACGGCTTCCGGAATCTTCTTGAGGGAGTCGGTGGTCTGGGGAACCCCCTCGATCTGGTCGAGGCTCTTCTTGCCGGTGATCGCGAGGACGGCGGCGACGATGCCCCACAGCACGGCGACGATCACGGCCGACCACGCATAGCCGACGGCGGTGCCGCCGATCGCCGCCCACAGCGCGATGGACAGGAACAGCAGGACGAAGTGCCCGGCGACGCCCGCCCCGCCCAGCAGTCCGGCTCCTCGCCCCGCCTTCTTGGCGGATTCCCTGAGCTCGGCCTTGGCCAGCGCGGTCTCCTGGCGGATGAGCGTCGAGAGGTCGGTGCTCACCTGTGACAGGAGCGTGCCCAGCGACTCGTCCTGGGCGCGCCGCTCAGCCTCGGTCGCAGGTGGCGTGTACTCGGTGCTCACGGCCGGCCGCCTCGAGGATCGGGGATCTCGTTCCAGGCGACCGGTTGGTCGGCGACCGCCGGGATGTCAGGACGCGGCGGCACGGGTGGCACCGCGGCGTCCCCGTAGCCGTAGGCGGCGTCGGGGGAGCGGTCCGTCGGGGGACCCGCGGGCGCGTTCAGGGCATTCGCGGAGGTCGTTCGGTCAGCGGCGCCCTGGCCGTCGTCCTGCGTGCGATTGTCGACCACGCTCCGCGTGAGACGTCCTGCCACCAGGCCGAGGCCCGCCGCGATGCCCAGGAAGGCGAGCGGTCGGCGTCGGGCGAAGCTCTTGACCTCCTCGAGCACGTCACCGGGCTCGTGATTCTCGAGCCACTGCGCGGCCGCTCCGGTGCGCTCGTTGATCTGTCCGGCGAGCTCCGTGACCAGGCCCTGATCCGGCGTCTGGCCCTGTGCCACGCGGCCGAGGTCGTCACTCAGGCTCCGCAGGGCGCCACCGGCGCGGTTCAGTTGGTCGGAGGCCTGGGAGTTGAGGCTCGAGGTGGTCTCGTCGAGCAGCTTGCGCCCTTGTCGGACGGTGTCGTCCTTCACGGAGGCCGCCTCGTCCTTGGCCGTCTCGGCGACGGAGCGTCCGGCCTCGCGGGCGTCCCCGGCGACGTCCTTCGCCGCGTCCTTGGCCTGATCCGCGGTGCTGTCGTCACCCTGATCCGGCGTGGGGGGCAGCTCGTCGGTGCTCCCGACGACCGGGGCCGGGGGCGGAGGGACGACGGGCCCCGGTGGCGGGGGCACGGCAGGGGCCGCAGGGTCGGTGTCCGAGGCGTCACCGGGCATTCCGGAGCCGTATCGGGACGGGGGGTAGGGATCAGTCATGGCTGTCTCCTTCCGAGAGTGCGGGCGGTCTCGCGGGTGCGAGGCGCCGCGCGGGATGTGGTGCGTGGGCGGCACGGTGATGCCGTCCGGGTCGATGGGCACCGGTGTCGACGACGTGATCGCGGCGCGGCGGTGTGCACCACGTCACATCCGTGTGGTTCGACGATACTCGGCGCTCCCGGCAGGAGCGACGGCGGGGCGCTCGGAGTTGAACGACGATGGTGATTGTGGTGGGGGCTCTCATTCCGAGATGGACGGGAGTCTCGACCGCTCGAGCCCACGGACGGCCTCGAGGTATCGGCGGGTCGACCCGCTCTCCCTGTGGTCGACCAGCCCGCTTGTCCACAGCGAGGGACCCGGCCGCGCAGAGGGCGCCGAGGCCGTCTAGAGTGACCCCCATGCGAGACGTGCGTCACAGGGGGTGATGTGCGAGGGGAGCTCGGGGGGAGGTCCGCGCGTGGACGCACTGTCCGTCATCGAGGCCGAGGCCCGGGAGCTGATCCGCCGCCGCGGTCTGGACTCCCAGGCCGACCAGCTCGAGCCGCTCATCCGTGACGTGGTCGAGGACTACGAACACCGCGCGGCGCAGGGCGCCGTGCCTCCCCTGCGCGACGAGGAGTCCGTCGTGGCCTCGGTCGCGGCTCGGATCGGCGGCTTCGGACCGCTTCAGGAGTTCCTGGACGACCCCGCCATCGAGGAGGTGTGGATCAACTCGCCGAGCGAGGTCTTCGTGGCCCGCAATGGCCGCAGCGAGCTGACCCCGCTCGTGCTGTCGGACGACCAGGTGCGCAGCATCGTCGAGCGGATGCTGGTCAGCTCCGGACGCCGACTGGACTTGTCGAGCCCGTTCGTCGACGCGCTCCTGCCGGACGGGAGCCGCCTGCACGTCGTCATCCCCTCCGTCACCCGGCGCCACTGGTCGGTCAACATCCGCAAGTTCGTCGCCCGCGCCCACTCCCTCGAGGACCTCGTCGCACTCGGCTCTCTGCCCGCGCATGCGGCCGCATTCCTCGACGCCGCCGTCGCGGCGGGTCTCAACCTGATCGTGAGCGGCGCCACGGGAGCCGGGAAGACCACGTTCCTGAACTGCCTCGCCAGCTCCGTGGGCCCTCGCGAGCGCGTCGTCACGATCGAGGAGGTCTTCGAGCTCGACCTGCGCCTGCGCGACGTCGTCGGCATGCAGACGCGCCAGCCCAATCTCGAAGGGACGGGCGAGATCTCGATGCGGCGCCTCGTGCGGGAGTCACTGCGCATGCGCCCGAGCCGCATCGTCGTCGGCGAGGTACGCGAGGCGGAGAGCCTCGACATGCTCATCTCCCTCAACAGCGGCCTGCCCGGCATGGCCTCGCTGCACGCGAACTCCGCGCGCGACGCCGTCACCAAGCTGTGCACCCTGCCGCTGCTCGCCGGGGAGAACGTGTCGAGCCAGTTCGTGGTGCCGACGGTCGCCTCCTGCATCGACATCGTCGTCCACCTGGACATCCTCGCCACCGGAGTGCGCCGCGTGCGGGAGATCGTGGGCCTGCCCGGTCGGGTCGAGGAGGGCGTCGTCGAGATCTCCGACCTGTTCCATCTGCGCGGTGATCGCCTCGTCCGCGGCGACGGGTTCCCGCCTCACGTCGAACGGTTCGAACGTGCCGGCCACGACGTGGCCGCCCTGCTGGGGAGGGCCGCCGCATGAGAGCCGGGGCGCTCATCGGGCTCCTGCTCGGGCTCGGCCTCCTCGCGATCTGGGTGTCGGCCTGGCAGACCGAGTCCATATCGTCATCGTCCCGCCGCACCGTCGTGGACAGCTGGATGGACCGGCTTCGCGACGATCTGACCCGGGTCGGCCTGGCGACCGTGCCGCCGGGAGCGGTGCCCGCCGTCTGCATCGGGCTCGGCCTGGTCGTGGCCGCCGCGGTCTACTCCTTCTCGACGGCCTCGGTGATCGCGCTGGCCCTCGGCATCGCGAGCGCCCTCATGCCGCTCGTGCTCATCCGCTCCCTCGCCTACCGGCGGCGCGTCCAGCTGCGGGAGGTGTGGCCCGAGGTGGTCGACCACGTGAACTCGGCGATCAGGGCCGGCTTGTCGCTGCCGGAGGCGCTCGTCCAGGTGGGGCGCACCGGGCCCGAGGAGCTGCGTCCGCCGTTCGTCGACTTCGCCCACGACTATCAGGCCAGTGGCGACTTCGGAGCCAGTCTGGACCGTCTGAAGGTACGGCTCGCGGATCCGGTGGGGGACCGCATCATCGAGGCCCTGCGGATCACGCGGGATGTCGGCGGCACCGATCTGGGCGTCCTGCTCCGCACCCTCTCGGCCTTCCTCCGGGAGGACGCCCGCACCCGTGCCGAGCTCGAGGCGCGCCAGTCGTGGACCGTCAACGCGTCCCGGCTCGCCCTCGCGGCGCCGTGGATCGTGCTCGCGCTCATGTCGACGCGCCCGCCGGCGGCCGAGGCCTACGACTCGACGGCCGGGCTCGTCCTGATCGTCGCGGGCGCCGCCGTCTCGCTGCTCGCCTATCGGGTGATGATGCGCATCGCGCGTCTTCCCCAGGACGAGCGGGTGCTGCGATGACCCTCGACCACCCCCTCGCCATCGGAGCCGTCCTCGGGCTGCTGCTCGGCCTGGGCCTCGTCCTGCTGATCCTCGACAACCCGTGGACGCGTCGGCGCGACCTCGCCGCCCGGATCGACCCCTATCTGCGACGGGGCACGGCACGCAGCAGCCTGCTCGCCCCGGGAGCACCGACGACCGGTGCCGCGTCGGTGCTGCGCGTGCTCGCCGGTCCTCTGGCCGACCGGGCCATCGGCCTGCTCGAACGTCTCACCGGCAACGCGGCGCAGCTCGAGCGACGCCTGCGGCTCGCCGGCCGCCGGGGGAGCGTCGAGGGGTTCCGGGTCGAGCAGGTGGTCTGGGGCATCGGCGGCGGCGTGATCGGGCTCGTGCTCGCCCTGGCCGCGGTCACCATGCGCGGCGCCTCGCCCGTGCTGGGCCTGGCACTCATCGTGCTGGGCGTGGTCGGCGGCGTCGTCGCCCGCGACTATCTGCTGTCCTCGGCGATCTCGCGTCGCGGCGCGCGCATGGCCCGGGAGTTCCCGACCGTCGCCGATCTGCTCGCCCTCGCCGTCGCCGCGGGGGAAGGGCCCGTCGCGGCGATGGAGCGCGTCGCGCGCACGAGCCGCGGCGCGCTGCCCGCGGAGTTCGCGGCGACCGTCGCCGAGATCCGGGCAGGGGCGACGGTGAGCCAGGCCCTCATCGGCCTCGGCGACCGTACGCCGCTCGACGCGCTCGGCCGCTTCGGCGAGGGCGTCGCCGTGGCGATCGAGCGCGGCACCCCACTCGCCGACGTGCTGCGCGCCCAGGCGCAGGACGCCCGCGAGGCCTCCAAGCGCGACCTCATGGAGATCGCCGGGCGACGCGAGATCGCCATGATGATCCCGGTCGTCTTCTTCATCCTCCCGCTCGTCATCGTCTTCGCGGTCTTCCCCGGCATCGCCGTCCTCGACATCTCCCTGTGACGCGCGCTGCTCATCACGACCCCATCCCGATCCCCATCCGAAGGAGAACACCATGACCATCCACCGCGACACCCTGATGCGCCGCCCCATCCGTGCGGGGCGACATCTGGCGAGATCCCGCCCCCTGATCCGCGTGCTCTCCTCCGATCGCGGCGACGTGCCCGGCTGGGTGATGATCACGCTCGTGAACAGCACCGAGAGACCCGTCTGCGACCAGTGACCGCGCGAGAACGTCAGCTGGCGGTGCCAGACTCCCGGCCATGGACGACCCGACCCGCTCCACGCCGTACCCAACGACGAGCCCGGCAGCGCCGCTTCCCGGATACGAGCGGTTCTTCGCGTTCGAGTCGATGCAGACCACCGTGAGCACCGTGACCATCGGCTACCGGCTCACGCTGCGGGGCGTGACGCCGATCGAGACGATGCCGAGCACCCGGGACGAGTCCCTGCCCGAGTACTCGATCCGTGTGACCCTCGGTGACCACGAGGTGGTGCTCACGGTCGACGAGTGGGGCGGCCGCGGCGAGGAGCTGGACACGTGGCTGCGCGACTGGATCGTCGAGCGGGTCAGCTGGACGCGAGCCGGCGTCGCGAGCGGGCGGTCGCGGAAGGATCCGGGCTGGTTGAGGGTTCTACGGGAGCAAGCGCCCTGGCGGTGACGCGTGCGGCCAAGACTCAATCAGCCCTACCCCTTGCGCACCCTATTTTAGGGTGCTAGTCTTGAGGCACGAGGTCAGGGGAACAGCCCCAGACCAGGACCGACTAGGAGTCGATCATGAACGAGCAGACCTTCACCACCAAGCAGGACGCGATCGAGCAGCTCATCCTCCCCGCCCTCGAGGTCCCCGGCGTGTCCACCGTCGCCGACTACGACGTCGACGCCATCGCTGACGAGGTCCTCGGCGACTACGAGCAGGGCTACGCCCAGCAGGTCGACACGGACGCCTTCTGGGAGATCGTCGCCAAGCACGAGAACGCCTGACCACCCACCAGCGCCCCGGCCCCCATCGCGGAGCCGGGGCGTCCCTGACCATGGAGGTATCCATGAAGACCACACCCACCCCCGACAGCCGCTCCTCTGCCGAGCAGCACGTCGCCGAGCCCCGCATGACCGGCGGCGAGCTGATGACCATCCGCGACTGGCTCGGCCTGACCGGCGACGTCCTCGCGAGCATCCTCGGCGTCGAC from Brachybacterium huguangmaarense carries:
- a CDS encoding type II secretion system F family protein; amino-acid sequence: MTLDHPLAIGAVLGLLLGLGLVLLILDNPWTRRRDLAARIDPYLRRGTARSSLLAPGAPTTGAASVLRVLAGPLADRAIGLLERLTGNAAQLERRLRLAGRRGSVEGFRVEQVVWGIGGGVIGLVLALAAVTMRGASPVLGLALIVLGVVGGVVARDYLLSSAISRRGARMAREFPTVADLLALAVAAGEGPVAAMERVARTSRGALPAEFAATVAEIRAGATVSQALIGLGDRTPLDALGRFGEGVAVAIERGTPLADVLRAQAQDAREASKRDLMEIAGRREIAMMIPVVFFILPLVIVFAVFPGIAVLDISL
- a CDS encoding sensor histidine kinase codes for the protein MSLSAPPSPRPRRDPFRWVVEHPGEVDGVIFGGAAVFLLLAGVVGGTIEFWWVFTVPMVALGAFGRTRPGLSALLIGILAVLHFLLGALHLGSESTAVLGDAMIFYALFCATAHGSVRTGRLALVAAAVGALLQAGGFASLYLSSDYRDSLETAITFVMSLGVGLVAVAGTWALGRYQHARADQVRLARERAEQAEREREQRAALAVADERARIAREMHDVVAHSLSVIIAQADGGRFIASQRPEKAAEVLETIGTTGRAALADMRSLLGVLRHEEETSFGPQPDLTTLPELLARVRATGLTVEADLTGDLADLPPALGLSMFRLVQEALTNVLKHAGPAAKARVAVHRTPGRLAIDVTDDGRGTDPDSDGHGHGLTGMRERVTLHGGTLAAGPLPAGGFRVSARIPLGATPTRPRAPRPAPGAALAPLPTPAAPTRQGPPT
- a CDS encoding DUF3618 domain-containing protein, translating into MTQQSPEEIRAEIERTRQNLSTDVDAVTDKVSPSNIAQRQTDKVKDKVNTVRERIMGSADDAGTRASDAASSARDTVQSVANDASATAQQVPSKVKRGTQGNPLAAGLIALGAGMLVASLLPVSDAEKRAASRVEEKAEPVLDEAKQQVRAVAEDLKEPAQEAASTIKDSAVESAQNVKSEGQSQTEDVVDSAKGAADDVRSS
- a CDS encoding response regulator, yielding MTTVPDRPGPLRIALVDDQPLVRAGFSMVIDSQDDLEVVLQAADGADAVEQLRAHSVDVVLMDVRMPRMDGIEATARILEQAPEGRAPRIIVLTTFDLDDYVVAAIRAGASGFLLKDAQPEELLGAIRTVHRGDAVIAPSATRRLLSQMVAATPAAEKDATVLETLTERETDVLRLMAKGLSNTEIGAELFVAEATVKTHVGRVLAKLHARDRVQAVIIAFETGLVTPGE
- a CDS encoding CpaF family protein; the protein is MDALSVIEAEARELIRRRGLDSQADQLEPLIRDVVEDYEHRAAQGAVPPLRDEESVVASVAARIGGFGPLQEFLDDPAIEEVWINSPSEVFVARNGRSELTPLVLSDDQVRSIVERMLVSSGRRLDLSSPFVDALLPDGSRLHVVIPSVTRRHWSVNIRKFVARAHSLEDLVALGSLPAHAAAFLDAAVAAGLNLIVSGATGAGKTTFLNCLASSVGPRERVVTIEEVFELDLRLRDVVGMQTRQPNLEGTGEISMRRLVRESLRMRPSRIVVGEVREAESLDMLISLNSGLPGMASLHANSARDAVTKLCTLPLLAGENVSSQFVVPTVASCIDIVVHLDILATGVRRVREIVGLPGRVEEGVVEISDLFHLRGDRLVRGDGFPPHVERFERAGHDVAALLGRAAA
- a CDS encoding SOS response-associated peptidase, with protein sequence MCGRFAFYQEIEPLVDDLDTVDLADPTIRPRWNIPPTTPIYVVTESIDRTSGAALRALRVARWGLLPSFATDESASARTFNARRETLRSKPSFRGSLSRYRAIVPMDGYYEWRRTAGSTTRQPYYVAAADGSTLYMAALVSWWKGHGHHAGPAASEDGRWLLTATVITRASSHEVLADLHGRTPVMLRRDQVDAWLSPQMDDAAEAQAWILDDAHLLPDTDLALRPVGPEVGSVRHDAPGLLEATGPSILVAD
- a CDS encoding phage holin family protein; protein product: MSTEYTPPATEAERRAQDESLGTLLSQVSTDLSTLIRQETALAKAELRESAKKAGRGAGLLGGAGVAGHFVLLFLSIALWAAIGGTAVGYAWSAVIVAVLWGIVAAVLAITGKKSLDQIEGVPQTTDSLKKIPEAVTPSKEAR
- a CDS encoding type II secretion system F family protein, with amino-acid sequence MRAGALIGLLLGLGLLAIWVSAWQTESISSSSRRTVVDSWMDRLRDDLTRVGLATVPPGAVPAVCIGLGLVVAAAVYSFSTASVIALALGIASALMPLVLIRSLAYRRRVQLREVWPEVVDHVNSAIRAGLSLPEALVQVGRTGPEELRPPFVDFAHDYQASGDFGASLDRLKVRLADPVGDRIIEALRITRDVGGTDLGVLLRTLSAFLREDARTRAELEARQSWTVNASRLALAAPWIVLALMSTRPPAAEAYDSTAGLVLIVAGAAVSLLAYRVMMRIARLPQDERVLR
- a CDS encoding ABC transporter ATP-binding protein — encoded protein: MSATTRLSTAPQEPQPDPAARPAAVSARGLTRTYGSGESAVRALAGVDLDLARGEFTAIMGPSGSGKSTLLHSLAGLDVVDGGSVSIDGTEITSLSDNALTRLRRERIGFVFQSFNLLPMLTAEQNLLLPLDLAGARVDREWHDTVVGALGLSDRLDHLPSQLSGGQIQRVAIARALITSPAVVFADEPTGNLDTATTDEVLDFLRLSVERFGQTVVMVTHERDAAERADRIVTMADGRIIADERLEHAAAPAHRAEESGR
- a CDS encoding YihY/virulence factor BrkB family protein, with protein sequence MPRTATKDDAANDPKLTGSGWKYMAKRVLSEFSRDQGTDQAAKLTYFLVLSLAPTLLAVFSLATLLLSGIQDQISGVLKDGIARSGLGQSMDDPQALNTLVDATLDKLMGSATGGTIALIIGIATALWSASAYVKAFSRVSNQIYDIPEGRNAIKLNGSMLGVTLGFIVGILLIMVSLLLNRTLVDSVAGPIASRVGATGALDFLSDTFLPVWTWVKWPVIVILLILVISLVYWAAPNVKKPFRLISPGGVFAVVGIAVAAVVLSIYLSTFASYSSYGAIGGLMAILFALWVMNIVVVMGAEVDAEFERAKELTAGKPAEDSLVLPLRGEKGAEKKEQKYEEVVDAGRDLRLENLHRDSEAYTGDDSRLTGSVGRERGGSHPTRSDATSPESRDD